In Bradyrhizobium sp. 195, the sequence TGGGAGAGACGTCGTCATGAAGTTCGGCATCTTCTACGAGCTGCAACTGCCGCGGCCCTGGGTGGCCGGCGACGAGTTCGCCCTCTACCAGAACGCGCTCTCGCAGATGGAACTCGCCGACAAGCTCGGCTACGACCATGCCTGGGTGGTCGAGCATCATTTCCTCGAGGAATATTCGCACTCGCCCTCCCCGGAATCCTTCCTCGCCGCTGCCAGCCAGCGCACCAAGAACATCCGGCTCGGCCACGGCATCCTCCAGCTCACCACCAACCATCCGGCCCGCGTTGCCGAGCGTGTCGCGGTGCTGGATCTGCTCAGCAACGGCCGCTGCGAATTCGGCATGGGCGAGAGCGCCTCGATCACCGAGCTCACCCCGTTCGGCCGCGACATGGAGACCAAGAAGGAGGTGTTCGAGGAGGCCGTGGCCGCGATCTTCCCGATGTTCAAGGACGCCGGCAGCGAGCACCACGGCAAATATTTCGACATCCCCTTGCGCAATGTCGTGCCGAAGCCGGTGCAGAAGCCGCATCCGCCGCTGTGGATGGCCTGCTCGCAGCTGCCGACCATCGAGCGCGCGGGCCGCCACGGTTTTGGCGCGCTCGGCTTCCAGTTCGTCAGCGCCGATGCCGCGCACGCCTGGGTGCACGCCTATTACAACGCCATGACCAAGCGGCTCTCCAAGCTCGCGGACTACGAGATCAACCCCAACATGGCGCTGGTGTCGTTCTTCATGTGCGCCAAGTCCGACGAGGAGGCGCGTGCCCGCGCCGACGGCGCCACCTTCTTCCAGTTCGCGCTGCGCTTCTACGGCGCCTCGCAGAACCGCCAGCGGCCCGCGCCCTACACCGTCAACATGTGGGACGAGTACAACAAGTGGAAGCGCGACAATCCCGAGGCGCAGGAGGCGGCCTTGCGCGGCGGCCTGATCGGTTCGCCCGAGACGATCCGAAAGAAGCTGAAGCGGTTCCAGTCCTCGCATATCGACCAGGTCATCCTGCTCAACCAGGCCGGCAAGAACAGCCACGAGCACATCTGCGAATCGCTCGAGCTGTTCGGCCGCGAGGTGATGCCGGAGTTCCAGAACGACCCGGCGCAGGCGGCGTGGAAGAAAGGTGTGATGAGCGGCGAGATCCAGCTGGAGGAGATCGACACCGAGGCGTTCACCGACCGCTACGGCAAGCTCGCCATCAATGTGGCACCAGAGAAGGCGGCGGCGGGGTAGGGGGATTACGCATCGTGACAAAGCATCGGATCTACACGATGAGCTTCGCCAGCGTGTATCCGCTTTACGTTGCGAAAGCCGAGAAAAAGGGACGGACAAAAGCCGAGGTCGATCAGATCATCTCCTGGCTGACCGGCTATGGTCAGAAGGAGCTGGAAGCTCAGCTGAAGAAGCAGACGGACTTTGAAACCTTCTTTGCGCAGGCTCCTCGGATCAATCCTTCTCGATCCATGATCAAGGGCGTCGTCTGCGGCGTCCGGGTGGAGGACATCAAGGAACCAACGATGCAAGAGATCCGCTACCTGGACAAGCTGATCGATGAGCTGGCCAAGGGAAAGACAATGGACAAGATCCTGCGGCAAACGAATAACTGAGCGGAGCCTTCCGTCCAGGAGAGCCGGCGGCCTTGCGCGGCCGATCGAGGCGCCCCCGTCTTTCGCTGCGCCGCCATTGCTGATAAACCTTCGGCAAACGGCGATAGGGAGAGAACGATGTGGTCTCACGGGACGCCTGCAAATCCGGCGGCCGGCGATATCACGCCCGCGGTGCTCGCCATCGGCCGCTCCGACTTCCCGAGCGTCCTCATCGACACGCTGCGCCGGCAGGCCGATGTCGGCCATTGCATGGTGTTCGCGCTGAACCGCGCGGGTGCCGTCACCTGCCTGCTCGATGCCGGCAACATCCCGATCGGCGGCGATCTCGGCGCAGCCTATGCCGGCCAGTTCCACGAATCCGATCCCAACCGCGATGTGCTGTTCGAAGCCGAGGGCACCGCCCCGATCATGCTGCCGTCCTTCGCGCCGCGCATGTACGGCGCGCGCTACCGCAAGATCTTCTTCCACGATTCCGGCATCGTCGACAAATGCGCGACCGCGATCTGGACCGCCGACACCTGCTTCTACGTCAACTTCTATCGCATCACGGCCCAGGGCCGCTTCAGCGATGCCGAGCGTGTGCGGCTTCAAACAATCGCGCCCGCGATCGGTGCCAGCGTCGCACGTCATTTCCAGCAGGCTTCGACGGCGACGCCCGACCAGAACCTCGCCGCATTGTTCGCGACACGCGCGCCGCTCTCCGCGCTGACGCCGCGCGAACAGGAGGTCTGCCGCCGCATTTTGCTCGGCTTCAGCTCCGAGGCGATCTCGCAAGCGCTCGGCATCAGCCTGCATTCCACGCTCACCTACCGCAAGCGCGCCTATCAGCGGCTCGGGATTTCCGCGCAGAACGAATTGTTCGCGATCGTGCTGCGGCTGCTGGCGCGGCCTGATGGCTTGAACTAGGGCTATTCGAGGTCCGTAATCTCTGCTTTCGAGAACGATGCGGACACGCGGCCGCACCTGCGATCATCCCTTTTTGAACCTCGCTGGAAACGAGGCGAGGCAGGCAGCGGCTAATCGTTCTTTTCTGATAGATCGGTTCGGTCGTGTCTGCCAGACTGGAGCGACACAACCATGATCGCCTTTGGCCGTGGATCTGGGGAAGCTCCTGGTATTTTGAAATCGATGGAAGAGGCAACACCGTGACTCAGCATGTTCTGTTTATCGTCACCAATGCAGCTACCATCGGGCCGCACAATCGCAAGACCGGTTTCTTTTTTGCGGAGGTCGCTCATCCTTTCGCGGTGCTTGACGGGGCGGGGATCGCGGTGGAGTTCGCGTCCGTAGCGGGCGGATGGACACCCTATGATGCCTACGATGAAAAGGACGAGGCCCAGAAGACGTTTTTCGGAAGCAAGGCTTTCCGTCGTCTCAATCGAAGCCGCAAGCTGTCGGAGGTCGATGCTGCGGACTATGACGCCATTCTGATTCCCGGCGGTCTCGGACCGATGGTAGATATCGCGCGCAATGCCGACGTGCAACGAGCCATTGTTCGTTCCTGGAGCACCGGAAAATTCGTGACCGCCGTCTGTCATGGCCCGTGCTCGCTGCTCGGAGTAGACCTTGGCGACGGCATTCCCTTCGTGCATGGCAAGAAGCTCACCTCGTTCTCGAAGAAGGAGGAATACGACTACGCTCGCGATGATGTTCCGTACGAGCTTGAGGATGCACTCCGGGCAGAAGGCGCGGAGTACTCGTCAACGGAAAACTGGCAGCCGAAGGTCGTTGTCGATGGCCGACTGATAACAGGCCAGAACCCGGCCTCCGCAGGCCCGATGGCGAAGGAACTCCTGGCCGCGCTCAGAAGACCTGCCTAGGGGCACGTCCATATCATCACGTCGCCGGGCGAGAGTTCGGCGTTAACCATCGCTGACAGTTCCCGTCGGAGCGGCATCGCTTCGAAGTTTCTTAAATTTTGCTGGGTTACCTCTTCAGGCATGAAGACCTGGGGAAAGACATGAGCAAGCGAGCCAAACGTCGAAAGACCGAGACGCTCGCAATCCCGATGGCCGCGCGAGTTGCAATTGGCGTCGTGGCCGTCGCCGTCGCGGGATATAGTTTGCTGTCGCCCCCGGCCGGCGTTCAGCCAGCGCGGAAGCCGTCCGCGCCCCAGGCCCAAGTCCAGGCTCAAGTCCAAGCCCAGGCATCGTCAACGCCGGTTTACGTGGCACCTCCGGCCCGTCCGTCAGCTCCGGCTGCAGCCCCAGCCCCGATTCCGGCCCCGGCAGCGGCGCTGGTCGAACCGCCGAAAGCCGCTGACGGTCCCGGCGCACTTGTCCGCCAGGTGGTCGACTATGCCAGTCACCAGACGCCGGGCACCGTGATCATCGATACCGGACACACGTTCCTCTATTTCGTCCTGAATGACAGGCAGGCGATGCGCTACGGCATCGGTGTCGGCCGTGAAGGTTTTACATGGTCCGGCGAGCAGACCGTGGCCCGTAAAGCAGAATGGCCGGATTGGCATCCGCCCACGGAGATGATCGGGCGTCAGCCCTATCTGCCGCGGTTCATGGCAGGCGGTCCCGGCAACCCGCTCGGTGCCCGCGCGATGTATCTCGGCGAGACCGAATATCGCATTCACGGCACCAACAACCCCGATACGATCGGGAAGCGGGTTTCGTCTGGCTGTATCCGGCTGACCAATGACGACGTGACGGACCTCTATGAGCGGGTGAAAGTCGGAGCAAAAGTGATCGTGCTTCCGGCGACCGCTGCCCGCCGGCCGTTGCAGGCAGCGCCCGCCGATGCCGCTTTCCGATTGCCGGACCCGACGTCGGCATCGAAGCGGCCCTTGGCGGCCAACGCACAGATGCTGCCGTCTGGAGCGAAGATCGCAGAGGCGCGGTAACTCAGTCGGTCCCTATCACTAGGGACAGACGCCGGCCGCGGAGTTCGCTAGTCTGCTCTGGAGCATACGAGATCCCAGGGGAAACCGTCTTGAGTACCGCGCCGCGCATCGACATCGACCCGGCCGCATTCTGGGCCGACCCCTATCCGATGCTCGCAACGATGCGCAAGCAGGCGCCGATCGCCTTCGTGCCGCAGCTCGGCTCGACGCTGCTGACGAGCCGCGACGACATCTCGATCTCCGAGAAGCAGATCGACGTTTTCTCCTCGCACCAGCCCGCCGGCCTGATGAACCGGCTGATGGGCCACAACATGATGCGCAAGGACGGCGAGGCGCATCAGGTCGAACGCCGCGCCATGTTCCCGACGGTGTCGCCGAGGACGGTGAAGGCGCACTGGACCGCGCTGTTCCAGGCCCATGCCGACCGCATCCTTGACGCGATCGAGCCGGGGCGGATCGATTTCATGCGCGACTTCGCGCTGCCGTTCTCCGGCGAATGCCTGAAGTCGATCACCGGCCTCACCAATATCGGCTTTGGGGATATGGATGCGTGGTCGCAAGGCATGATCGAGGGCATCGCCAACTATGCCGGCGATCCCGCCGTAGAGGGGCGTTGCCACGCGGCGACGTCAGGCATCGATGCCGCGATCGACGACATCCTGCCGGTGATGCGCAAGAACCCCGACCAGAGCATCCTCGGCGTGCTGCTCGCCTCGGGCATGGCGATGGAGAGCGTGCGCGCGAATGTAAAACTCGCGATCTCCGGCGGTCAGAACGAGCCGCGCAAGGCGATTGCCGGCACGGTGTGGGCGCTGCTGACCCATCCCGAGCAGCTCGATCTCGTGCGCAAGGGCGAGGTGACCTGGCTCGATGCGTTCGAGGAATACGCCCGCTGGATCTCGCCGATCGGCATGTCGCCGCGCCGGATCGCAAAGTCGTGGACGATCCGCGACGTGTCGTTCGAGCTTGATGAGCGCGTGTTCCTGATGTTCGGCTCGGCCAATCGCGACGAGAAGCATTTTGACCGCGCCGATCAGTTCGACGTGCGGCGTGATACGACGAAGAGCGTCGCGTTCGGCGCGGGCCCGCATTTCTGCGCCGGCGCGTGGGCCTCCCGCGCCATGATCGCGGACGTCGCACTGCCGACCGTGTTCGCCCGCGCCAGGCAGCTTGCCTTGGCCGATGACGAGGAGGTGCGGATCGGCGGCTGGGCGTTCCGCGGGCTGCAGAATTTGCCGGTGCGGTGGCATTAGGCGGGACGCGCACACGCGCCACAAGGACGGTGTCATCGCCCGCGAAAAGCGCGATCCAGTACGCCGCGGCAGTCGTGTGAGCCGTGGACGTCTCTGGACTACTGGATTCCCCGCTTTCGCGGGGAATGACGGCAAAGGCGAGGGCAGGAGTGCGGCGCTCACATTCACGTGCGAAAAGAATCGCTCTGCATCGTCGTCGCCGCTTGAAAGATTAATCATGCGCACGGCCGCGCGCGCAGTGCTCGCATCGCTATTTTCCCGGACGTCTCGACACCTCCAGTAACCCGCATCATCATCCTCCACACGCGAATGAATGACGGCCGCACGCGGCCGGGAGTGTGGAATGCAGCGTCGTGACTTCTTGAGACTCTCTTTTGGAACTGCAGCCGCGGCTGCATTCGCTTCGCGCGCCAATGCGCAGAACGCGGTGAAGGAAATTCGTATCGGCTATCAGAAGACCGGCGTGCTGGTGATCGCGCGTCAGCAAGCTTCACTGGAAAAACATTTCACACCGCAAGGCATCGACGTGAAATGGGTCGAGTTCTCCTCGGGCCCGCCGATGATGGAAGCGATGAATGTCGGTAGCGTCGATTTCGGCGCGGTCGGCGATTCCCCGCCGGTGTTCGCCCAGGCCGCGGGCGCGGCCATCGTCTATGCCGCCGGCCAGCCCATCACCAACGGCCAGGGCATTCTGGTGCCGAAGGACTCCCCGATCCGCACCGTCGCCGATCTGAGGGGCAAGCGCATCGGCTTCACCAAGGGCTCCAGCGCGCACAACATCGTGGTGCAGACCCTGGAGAAGGCGGGTCTCACCTATGCCGACATCACGCCGGTCTATCTGACGCCGCCGGATGCCGGTCCCGCCTTCGCCAACGGCAGCATCGAGGCCTGGGCGATCTGGGATCCGTATTTCGCGATCGGCGAGGCCAAGCAGAACGGCCGCATCCTGATCAATTCGCGCGAGGTCACCAAGACCAATTCCTTCTACATCGCCAATCGCGACTTCGCGAAAAACAACGGTGCCATATTGCAACAGATCGTCGATGTGACGACGGCGGCGGGCAAATGGGCCGAACAGCATCGCGACGAGGTCGCCAAATCGCTCGCCGCGATCACCGGCGTCCCGCTGGACATCCAGACCGTCGCCGCCAACCGCGCGAACTTCGTGGTCGGCCCCGTCACCGACGACATCGTCGTGACCCAGCAGGGCGTTGCCGACCGCTTCCACAAGCTCGGCCTGATCCCGAAGCCGATTCAGATCCGCGACATCGTCTGGCGCAACCCGGCAGCCTGACCGTGCCGACCACTCTTCCCATCCACGAGGGTTTGAACATGAGGCGTATCATTCAGCGTCTGATCGCAGCCATCGTGCTGTCGATCGGCATCGTCGCCGCCGCCGTCGGCACGTCCTACGGACAGGACAAGGTGGTCCGCATCGGCTACCAGAAATACGGCAAGCTGGTGCTGCTCAAAAGCAAGGGCACGCTGGAGCCGAAGCTCGCCGCTGACGGCTACCAGGTGGTGTGGACCGAATTCCCGTCAGGTCCGCCGTTGCTCGAGGCGCTCAATGTCGGCGCCATCGATTTCGGCAACACCGGCGAAGCCCCGCCGATCTTCGCGCAGGCCGCCGGTGCGCCGATTCAGTATGTCGCCTATGAGCCGCCGGCCCCGAAGGGCGAGGCCATCCTGGTGGCGAAGGACAGCCCGCTGACATCGGTCGCGGACCTCAAGGGCAAGAAGGTTGCGCTCAATAAGGGCTCCAACGTCCACTACCTCCTGGTCAAGGCGCTGGAGAAGGCCGGCGTGAAGTATTCGGAAGTCGAGCCGGTGTTCCTGGCGCCCGCCGATGCCCGCGCCGCCTTCGAGCGCGGCGCGGTCGATGCCTGGGTGATCTGGGATCCGTTCCAGGCCGCGGCGGAGGCCGCCACCGCCGCGCGCACGCTCACTGATGGCACCGGCATCGTCGCCAACTACCAGTTCTACTTCTCGTCGAAGAAATTCCTCGACGCCAATCCGAAGATTGTCGACGCCGTGCTCGCCGAGCTGAGCACGGTCGACGATTGGGCCAAGGGCGACATCCATGCGGTGGCTGAGCAACTTGCCCCTGCCATCGGCTTGTCCGTCCCGGTCGTCGAGGTGGCGTTGAAGCGGCAGGCCTACGGCATCAAGCCGATCACCGATGCCGTCATCGCCGACCAGCAGCAAGTTGCCGACGCGTTTTTCGCGCTGGGCCTCATTCCCAAATCCATCAAGATCTCCGACGTCGCTCGGAAACCAGGATCGTGAGCAAGACCATGAGCAAGCAACCCAACGCCAACATCCTCTGGTTCCTGCCGACCCACGGCGACGGCCGCTATCTCGGCACCGGCATCGGCGGCCGCGAGGTCAACTTCAACTATCTGCGGCAGATCGCACAGGCCGCCGACCAGCTCGGCTATTTCGGCGTGCTGCTGCCGACCGGACGCTCTTGCGAGGATTCCTGGATCGTCGCCTCTTCAGTCGCGCCGTTCACCGAGCGGCTGCGCTATCTCGTGGCGGTCCGCCCCGGCCTGCAATCGCCGAGCGTTGCGGCGCGCATGACGGCGACGCTCGACCGCATCACTAACGGTCGACTCCTCGTCAACGTCGTCACCGGCGGCGATCCCGTCGAGAACAAGGGCGACGGCATCTTCCTGTCCCATGACGAACGCTATGAAGTCACCCGCGAGTTCCTGGGCGTCTATAGTGACCTGCTCGCCGGCAAGGCCGTCAATGTCGAGGGCAAGCACATCCATGTCGAGGGCGGCAAGCTCTTGTTCCCGCCGGTGCAGGCGCCGCGGCCGCCGCTCTATTTCGGTGGCTCCTCCGATGCCGGCATCGACGTCGCCGTCGACACCGTCGACAAATATCTCACCTGGGGCGAGCCGCCGGCGCTGGTCGCCGAGAAGATCGCGAAGGTGAGGGAGGCAGCCAGCCGGCGCGGCAGAAAACTCTCCTTCGGCATTCGGCTTCACGTGATCGTTCGCGAGACCAATGACGCGGCCTGGCGCGCGGCGAACGAGCTGATCAAGCATGTCAGCGACGAGACCATTGCGCTGGCGCAGAAGAACTTTGCCCGCATGGATTCCGTCGGCCAGCAGCGCATGGCGCAGCTCCACGGCGGCCAGCGCGACAAGCTCGAGATCGCCCCGAACCTGTGGGCCGGTGTCGGCCTCGTGCGCGGCGGTGCCGGCACCGCGCTGGTTGGCGATGCCGAGACCGTCGCGGCCCGCATCAGGGAGTATCAGGAGATCGGCATCGATACCTTCATCATGTCGGGCTATCCGCATCTGGAGGAGGCCTATCGCTTCGCCGAGCTGGTCTTCCCGCTGCTCGCGCTGGAGCAGCCGAGCAACGTGACCAGGCTGCATTTCAACGGTGGTCCTTTCGGCGAGACGGTCGGCAGCGACTTTCGTCCGCAGCATCGGGTGTCGCAGTCATGAGCCTGATCGACAGCGTTTCACTTCCGCGCAGCTTTCGTCTGCCGCGGGTCGACGGCCTGATCCAGTGGATCGTGCCGCTCGCCATCATCGCGATCTGGCAGGTCGCGAGCGTCACCGGCTTCGTGCCGACCCGTGTGCTGCCGGCGCCGAGCGACGTCCTGCTCTCAGGTTGGAAGCTGCTGCTCTCCGGTGAGCTCGTTCGCAACATCTGGGTCTCGTTCTGGCGCGCCTCGATCGGCTTTCTGATCGGCGGCAGTATCGGCTTCGCGTTCGGCCTCGCCAACGGCCTGTCGCAGCTCTCGGCAAAACTCACCGACACTACCTTGCAGATGGTGCGCAACGTGCCGCATCTCGCTCTGATCCCGCTCGTCATCCTCTGGTTCGGCATCGACGAGAGCGCAAAACTGTTCCTGGTGGCGCTCGGGGTGTTTTTCCCGATCTACCTCAACACGCTGCACGGCATCCGCACCGTCGATCCGCAGCTGATCGAGATGGGCCGCATCTACGGCATGACCGATGGCGAGCTGTTCCGCCGGGTGATCTTCCCGGGCGCGCTGCCCTCGATCTTCGTCGGCATCCGCTTCGCGCTCGGCATCATGTGGTTGACCCTGATCGTTGCGGAGACGATCGCGGCATCCTCAGGCCTCGGCTACATGGCGATGCAGGCGCGCGAGTTCATGCTGATCGACGTCGTCGTGCTCTCGATCCTGATCTACGCCCTGCTCGGCAAGCTCGCCGACAGCGCCTCCCGCGTGCTGGAGCGCCTGACGCTCTCCTGGCACCCCGCCTATTGGAAACGTTGAACAGAAATACCGGGAATCACATGCAGACAGCCGTTCGTAGCTCCCTTCCGGAAACCGACTTTGCCAGCCGCGCCAATTTCGCGCCGCATGCCCGTGTGGTGCGCGAGGAGCGGCCGCAGCAAGCTAGCGGCTTGCCGCTCAACATCCGTGGCTTGCGCAAATCCTTCGGCGACAACGAGGTGCTGCGCGGCATCGACCTGCACATTCCCGCCGGCCAGTTCGTCGCCATCGTCGGCAAGAGCGGTTGCGGCAAGAGCACGCTGCTGCGCCTCATCGCCGGTCTGGACAAGATCGACGCCGGCAGCATCAGCTTTGGCCAGGATATCCAGCCCGAGGACATCCGCGTGATGTTTCAGGAGCCGCGGCTCCTGCCCTGGGCGCGCGTGCTCGCCAATGTCGAGGTTGGCCTCGGCCGCGATCGTTCTTCCAACGATGCGCATGCGCGGGCCGAGAAGGCGCTGACCGAGGTGGGACTTGCCGACAAGCGCGACCAGTGGCCGTCGGTGCTGTCGGGTGGCCAGAAGCAGCGCGTCGCGCTCGGCCGTGCGCTGGTCTCCCGCCCGCGCGTGCTCGCCTTCGACGAGCCGCTCGGCGCGCTGGACGCTCTGACCAGGATCTCGATGCAGCGGCTGCTGGAGCGCGTCTGGCGCGACCAGGGCTTTACCGCGATCCTCGTCACCCACGACGTCTCCGAGGCGGTCGCGCTGGCGGATCGCGTGCTCGTGATCGAGGAGGGCCGCATCGCCCACGACGTCACGGTTAACGCAGGCAGGCCGCGTCAGCGCGGTTCGGCCGAGCTTGCCGGCCTCGAAGGCTCGATCCTGAGCCACCTGTTGTCGGCGGACGATCGTACCTAAATACAGGGAACCCCGTTCTGGGGGAGCAATGCCATGAATGTAGTGCCCCGCGATCTCATGACTGAAATCCCCGTCTCGTCCGCCGATTTCCGCGGCGCCATGCGCCATCTCACCGGCGGCGTCAGCGTCATCACCGCCGGGCGGGGCAAGGACATCACCGGCATGACGGTGACCTCGGTGACCTCGCTGTCGGTCGAGCCACCGACGCTGCTGGTCAGCATCAACCGCGATGCCTCCTCCTTTCCGCTGATCCGGCGCCACGGCGCCTTCGGCGTGAACATCCTCAATGCCGACCAGCTCGACGTCGCCGAGCGCTTTTCCGGCAAGGGCGGGCTGAAGGGCGCTGATCGCTTCGCCGGGGCCAAATGGGTAACGGCGGTCTCGGGCGTTCCGCTCCTGGTCGGCGCGCTGTCGGCCTTCGATTGCGAGGTCGAGGAGATCGTCGAGCGCCACTCGCACGGCATCGTCATCGGCCGTGTCAGAGACATCAAGAGCTCGACCCGCACCGCTGCGCTGGCCTATTGGCACGGCCAGTATGTCGCGGTCGACCAGGACGAGGACGCGGTCAGGCTTGCCGATGTCAGCCTTCCCGCGCGCGGCCGGCGCGGCGTTTGATCGCCGCCCGACGGGGCCGTGCAGGCTGGTCTTTTCCCCGTCATCGCTCTAGAAGCGCCTAAAGCCTTCCCGTTTCGGGCGGCCATGGAGCGGATCGATGAAGCGCATCGCGACCTTCGCCTTCTACGCCGTCGGCGCGCTCGCGATCGCCTATCTCGCGCTTTACGCCTACGCGATGTTCTCAGGCCAGCCCGTGATCATTCCCGGCGACCCGATCCACATCTTCCGCAAGCCGGATGCACCGAGTTATTCGTAGACCTCGGGAAGTCTGGTAGGGTGGGCAAAGCGAAGCGTGCCCACGACCTCCATCCAACATGCAGCTTTCGTAGGGTGGGTTAGCCGAAGGCGTAACCCACCATGTGTCAGCGAGTGCCGGACGAAATTGGTGGATTACGCCTTCGGCTAATCCACCCTACGGCACCTCGCTCATCCCCGCAAAATCGCCAGCGCCAGCGTCTGCGCGCGCGGCACGATGCTGTCGATCTCCAGATACTCCTCCGGCGTGTGCGCGAGGCCACCGACGGGGCCAAGGCCGCAGATGGTCGGCGTGCCCACGGCGGCGGTGAAACCGGAATCGGCGCAGCCGCCGGAGAACTCGCCTTGCAGCGTGGTGAGGCCGGCCTGCCTTGCAGCCGCCTGGTAGCTTTCGAACAGCGCTTTCGACTCCGCGCTCTGCACCACCGGCACGAACTCGCCCTTGATGGTCAGCGTTGCGCTCGTGCCCGGCACATAGGACGTCGCGACGATCGTCTCGATCGCTTCCATCACCCTCGCACGATCGGCCGGGTCGACATAACGCAAGTCGATCTGACCCTCGGCGGAGGGCGCCGTGGTGTTGACGGACTGCCCGCCCGAGACCAGGCCGACATTCAGCGTAATGCCCTTGTCGAGATCGGTGAGCGCGTGGATCTTGACGATCTTGTGCGCGAGCTCGCCGATCGCGCTGACGCCCGCGGCGAAATTGGCGCCGGAATGCGCGGCTTTGCCGGTGATGGCCAGATGCATGAAGATGCCGCCCTTGCGCCCGGTGACGACGTTGCCGGTGGGGCGGCCCGGCTCGGAATTGAACACGGCGCGGGCGGCGCGGCCCTCGCGCTCGATCACGGGCCGGGAGGAGGGCGAGCCGATCTCCTCGTCCGAGGTGATCAGCAGCTTGATCGGATGCGGGTTGCCGCCGAACTTGTGGAAGGCGGTTGCCACGAATACGTTCATGACGAGACCGGACTTCATGTCGGAGACACCAGGACCATAGGCGCGGCCATCCCGGATGGTGAAGGGACGGCGCCCGGCCTCGCCCTTGCCGAACACGGTGTCGCGATGTCCCATCAACAGCACCGGCTTCTCGTTGCTGCCGGGCTTTGCCACCTCGGCATGGATCGCGTCGCCGAAGGTGCCGTCAGCCTCGCGCCGGCA encodes:
- the ssuD gene encoding FMNH2-dependent alkanesulfonate monooxygenase, which codes for MSKQPNANILWFLPTHGDGRYLGTGIGGREVNFNYLRQIAQAADQLGYFGVLLPTGRSCEDSWIVASSVAPFTERLRYLVAVRPGLQSPSVAARMTATLDRITNGRLLVNVVTGGDPVENKGDGIFLSHDERYEVTREFLGVYSDLLAGKAVNVEGKHIHVEGGKLLFPPVQAPRPPLYFGGSSDAGIDVAVDTVDKYLTWGEPPALVAEKIAKVREAASRRGRKLSFGIRLHVIVRETNDAAWRAANELIKHVSDETIALAQKNFARMDSVGQQRMAQLHGGQRDKLEIAPNLWAGVGLVRGGAGTALVGDAETVAARIREYQEIGIDTFIMSGYPHLEEAYRFAELVFPLLALEQPSNVTRLHFNGGPFGETVGSDFRPQHRVSQS
- the ssuC gene encoding aliphatic sulfonate ABC transporter permease SsuC; its protein translation is MSLIDSVSLPRSFRLPRVDGLIQWIVPLAIIAIWQVASVTGFVPTRVLPAPSDVLLSGWKLLLSGELVRNIWVSFWRASIGFLIGGSIGFAFGLANGLSQLSAKLTDTTLQMVRNVPHLALIPLVILWFGIDESAKLFLVALGVFFPIYLNTLHGIRTVDPQLIEMGRIYGMTDGELFRRVIFPGALPSIFVGIRFALGIMWLTLIVAETIAASSGLGYMAMQAREFMLIDVVVLSILIYALLGKLADSASRVLERLTLSWHPAYWKR
- a CDS encoding ATP-binding cassette domain-containing protein — encoded protein: MQTAVRSSLPETDFASRANFAPHARVVREERPQQASGLPLNIRGLRKSFGDNEVLRGIDLHIPAGQFVAIVGKSGCGKSTLLRLIAGLDKIDAGSISFGQDIQPEDIRVMFQEPRLLPWARVLANVEVGLGRDRSSNDAHARAEKALTEVGLADKRDQWPSVLSGGQKQRVALGRALVSRPRVLAFDEPLGALDALTRISMQRLLERVWRDQGFTAILVTHDVSEAVALADRVLVIEEGRIAHDVTVNAGRPRQRGSAELAGLEGSILSHLLSADDRT
- a CDS encoding flavin reductase family protein → MNVVPRDLMTEIPVSSADFRGAMRHLTGGVSVITAGRGKDITGMTVTSVTSLSVEPPTLLVSINRDASSFPLIRRHGAFGVNILNADQLDVAERFSGKGGLKGADRFAGAKWVTAVSGVPLLVGALSAFDCEVEEIVERHSHGIVIGRVRDIKSSTRTAALAYWHGQYVAVDQDEDAVRLADVSLPARGRRGV
- a CDS encoding M20 family metallopeptidase, which encodes MSEAQITDWLATQRQAMIDLLRDVVNIDSGSYDKEGVDAVGARFERHFAEHGIPCRREADGTFGDAIHAEVAKPGSNEKPVLLMGHRDTVFGKGEAGRRPFTIRDGRAYGPGVSDMKSGLVMNVFVATAFHKFGGNPHPIKLLITSDEEIGSPSSRPVIEREGRAARAVFNSEPGRPTGNVVTGRKGGIFMHLAITGKAAHSGANFAAGVSAIGELAHKIVKIHALTDLDKGITLNVGLVSGGQSVNTTAPSAEGQIDLRYVDPADRARVMEAIETIVATSYVPGTSATLTIKGEFVPVVQSAESKALFESYQAAARQAGLTTLQGEFSGGCADSGFTAAVGTPTICGLGPVGGLAHTPEEYLEIDSIVPRAQTLALAILRG